A window of Cryptomeria japonica chromosome 3, Sugi_1.0, whole genome shotgun sequence contains these coding sequences:
- the LOC131046016 gene encoding ESCRT-related protein CHMP1B, protein MGGTERLMDQIFQLKFTSKSLQRQARKCEKEEKAEKLKVKKAIEKGNMDGARIYAENSIRKHNEQLNYMRLASRLDAVVSRLDTQAKMMTINKSMTSIVRALDTALASNNLQKMSETMDQFESQFVNMEVQSQFIENAMAGSTSLSTPEDQVNTLMQQVADDYGLEVSVGLPQAAGHAIPAKEEKVEEDDLSRRLAELKSRG, encoded by the coding sequence ATGGGAGGCACCGAGAGATTGATGGATCAGATCTTTCAGCTCAAGTTTACCTCCAAAAGCCTGCAAAGACAGGCCAGAAAATGTGAAAAGGAAGAAAAAGCGGAGAAACTCAAAGTGAAGAAAGCCATAGAGAAAGGAAACATGGATGGAGCTCGGATCTATGCAGAAAATTCCATCAGAAAACACAATGAGCAATTAAACTACATGCGATTGGCCTCTCGTTTGGATGCAGTCGTTTCCAGGCTTGATACCCAAGCCAAAATGATGACAATCAATAAATCCATGACATCAATTGTTAGGGCACTGGATACTGCCCTTGCCAGCAATAATCTTCAAAAGATGTCTGAAACAATGGATCAATTTGAATCACAGTTTGTGAACATGGAGGTACAGTCACAATTTATCGAGAATGCTATGGCTGGtagcacttctctgtccactccaGAGGATCAAGTCAACACTCTGATGCAACAGGTAGCTGATGATTATGGGCTTGAGGTATCCGTTGGCTTACCTCAAGCTGCTGGCCATGCGATTCCTGCCAAGGAAGAGAAAGTTGAAGAGGATGATTTAAGTCGACGCCTTGCAGAACTTAAGTCCAGGGGTTAA